Proteins encoded together in one Bos indicus isolate NIAB-ARS_2022 breed Sahiwal x Tharparkar chromosome 3, NIAB-ARS_B.indTharparkar_mat_pri_1.0, whole genome shotgun sequence window:
- the AMIGO1 gene encoding amphoterin-induced protein 1, translating into MQPQGDLRGLWLLLLSLFLLLFEVARAGRPVVSCPASCLCASNILSCSKQQLPNVPHSLPSYTALLDLSHNNLSRLRAEWTPTRLTHLHSLLLSHNHLNFISSEAFSPVPNLRYLDLSSNQLRTLDEFLFSELQVLEVLLLYNNHIMAVDRCAFDDMTQLQKLYLSQNQISRFPLELVKEGAKLPKLTLLDLSSNKLKNLPLPDLQKLPAWIKNGLYLHNNPLHCDCELYQLFSHWQYRQLSSVMDFQEDLYCMSSKKLHNVFNLSFLNCSEYKERAWEAHLGDSLTIKCDTKQQGMTKVWVTPSNERVLEEVANSTVTVSKDGSLHFQQVQIEHGGVYTCYAMGEAFNETLSVELKVYNFTLHGHHDTLNTAYTTLVGCILSVVLVLIYLYLTPCRCWCRGVEKPSSHQADSLSSSMLSTTPNHDPMAGGDKDDGFDRRVAFLEPAGPAQGQNGKLKPGNTLPVPEATGKGQRRMSDPESVSSVFSDTPIVV; encoded by the coding sequence ATGCAACCCCAAGGAGACCTGCGAGGCCTCTGGCTCCTGCTGCTGTCCCTGTTCCTGCTCCTCTTTGAGGTGGCCAGAGCTGGCCGGCCAGTGGTGAGCTGTCCTGCCTCCTGCCTGTGCGCCAGCAACATCCTCAGCTGCTCCAAGCAGCAGCTGCCCAACGTGCCCCACTCCCTGCCCAGCTACACCGCCCTCCTGGACCTCAGCCACAACAACCTGAGCCGCCTGCGGGCCGAGTGGACCCCCACGCGCCTGACCCACCTGCACTCCCTGCTGCTGAGCCACAACCACCTGAATTTCATATCCTCTGAGGCCTTTTCCCCAGTTCCCAACCTGCGCTACCTGGACCTCTCCTCCAACCAGCTGCGGACGCTGGATGAGTTCCTGTTCAGTGAACTGCAGGTCCTGGAGGTGCTGCTGCTCTACAATAACCACATTATGGCAGTGGACCGCTGCGCCTTTGATGACATGACCCAGCTGCAGAAACTCTACTTGAGTCAGAACCAGATCTCCCGCTTCCCTCTGGAACTGGTCAAGGAAGGAGCCAAGCTCCCCAAACTAACGCTCCTGGACCTTTCCTCCAACAAGCTGAAGAACTTACCATTGCCTGACCTGCAGAAGCTGCCCGCCTGGATCAAGAATGGGCTGTACCTACACAACAACCCCCTGCACTGCGACTGCGAGCTCTACCAGCTCTTTTCCCACTGGCAGTACCGGCAGCTGAGCTCCGTCATGGACTTTCAGGAGGACCTGTACTGCATGAGCTCCAAGAAACTGCACAATGTCTTCAACCTGAGTTTCCTCAACTGCAGCGAGTACAAGGAGCGTGCCTGGGAGGCCCACCTGGGTGACTCCTTGACCATCAAGTGTGACACCAAGCAGCAGGGGATGACCAAGGTGTGGGTGACACCCAGCAATGAACGGGTGCTGGAGGAGGTGGCCAACAGCACGGTGACCGTGTCCAAGGATGGCAGTCTTCATTTCCAGCAGGTGCAGATTGAGCATGGGGGTGTGTATACCTGCTATGCCATGGGGGAGGCTTTCAATGAGACCCTGTCTGTGGAGTTGAAAGTGTACAATTTCACCTTGCACGGACACCACGACACCCTCAACACAGCCTATACCACCCTTGTGGGCTGTATCCTCAGTGTAGTCCTGGTCCTCATATACCTGTACCTCACCCCGTGCCGCTGCTGGTGTCGGGGTGTCGAGAAACCTTCCAGCCATCAGGCAGACAGCCTCAGTTCTTCCATGCTTAGTACCACACCCAACCACGACCCTATGGCTGGCGGGGACAAGGATGATGGTTTTGACAGGCGGGTGGCCTTTCTGGAACCTGCTGGACCTGCGCAGGGTCAAAACGGCAAGCTCAAGCCGGGCAACACCCTGCCAGTGCCAGAGGCGACAGGCAAGGGCCAGCGGAGGATGTCGGATCCGGAATCGGTCAGCTCGGTCTTCTCTGATACGCCCATTGTGGTGTGA